The DNA window CGGTTCGCTGTCACCGCCGCCCGGCGCGAACGGAGAGTGGATAGTCGACGCCGAGCGGTTGGTGTCCGCCCACGAGTCGGCGCTCGAATCGGAGCCCTATCGAATGACCGTTCGTATCCGCCCGAGACAGGACGTCGGGTCGAGAAACTGGATGAACTCGACCCTCACCGCGCACGTAGGAGGTGGCCGCGCGGGAATACGGGAGACGGGTGAGGGAGTGGTAGTGAACAAAATGGGGAACCCGTATCGAGGATACACGTGGAACGATAGCGTAGCATGGTGTCGACTCGCGGACGACACCTGCCGAGTTAATTCCGGGTGGGACTCCAATTTCATCCGACAACGCATCGGATCCGTTGCTCCACGAATGAAAACCATCCTCTCCAGCGCGGACTTCCTCGCGAACGGAACGACGGTTCGCAACGGAACGAAGTTGTACCGATACGAGGCCTCGGGGTCCTCGACGCTGGAGGGCGTCGAGACGCTCTCCGCGACCGCACTCGTCGACGAACGCGGCATCATCCACGACCTATCCGGAACGGTTCAAACGACGGGAACACGCTCCGCGACCGTCGAGTTCGACTATCAGCACGAGTTGGTTTCGAACCCGCCCACGCCCCCGAAGTGGATGGACGACCGTCCGCGATTGACCGTTCAACGGAACGAGAGCGAGGTCACCGTGGAACACCACGGCGGGAAACGTATTCCGGCAGGAACGAATGTGAGGGTGTCCGTTTCGAACGATACCATCTTCGGTTCGGGAACGGTTCAGCTCCCCAAATCGCTCGAAAAGGGTGACGCTGCCCACATCACCGTCACCTCCCTCGAAGACACAGAAGGACATTCCTACCGTATCACTGGAAACGCGACGATCAACCATCCGTCGTCGATCAACCCGGCGATAAACCACACCAAATGGGCGTCGGGTATCGGCCTCCGAACGGAGAGGTGGCGGGTTTCGATTTTGGGTTCCGCGATACGGAACGACAGCAACAGCACCGCATGAGTTCAGCCGGTCTCGACAGACAAACGCCACCCTGATATTCCTCCCACTGCTCGAAGCGAACAGTGTTCAGCCTCAACGTCCCGGTTCCCGGCGACATCGCTCGACTCGCGGAGGAGCTACGCCCCTCCCTCTACGGGTTCGACAAGGTTCGTGACCGACGGACGCTCGTCGTCAAGCGCTTCGGAAACGACGGGGGCTACGACCGACTGGAGATGCGGGTCCGAACCGCGCTCGTCGGAACGCCCGCGTTCGAGGCGAAAGTTTCGGACATCGACTACTTCGAAACGCCGACGCGCGGCGCGGGTCCCGTCGTCTATCTCGGCGTCGAAAGCCCCGGCCTGCAGCGCCTCCACGACGAACTGACCGAGGAGTTCGGGACCATCGAGGGGTTGGAAGGCGAGGATTACGTTCCGCACGTCACGCTGGCGCGCGGCGGGGACGTGGAGACGGCGCGACAACTCGCCCAACGCGATATCGATTCGATTTCGTGGAGCGTCACGGAACTCCACCTCTGGGATGCAAAGTACGAGGAAACCGCCGCCAGACTCTCGCTTCCCGTCTGATTCGCTCTCGGTTCCGTTTTTACTGCGGTTTCGGCGGGTCGCCGTCCCACGCGTCCTTGTCCGTGAAGAAGTTCAGCATGGCGAACTTGAGCTTTTCCGGCGCGATGTCGATGGTCTCCCCGCGTTCCTCGGGGGGGAACGTCTCCCGAACACTGTACTTTCCCATCTCACGGACGCTCTTCTCGGTGTAGCGTTTGTCGAGGAGGATGCGAACGCCGAAGTCCTCGGGCGAGCGAATCACCCGCCCGAGCGCCTGCCGAGTCTTCCGAATCGTCGGAATCTCCACGGCGTACTCCCAGCCCGAATTCCGGCCGGAGCGGTCCGCGAACACCGTATCGTAGGCGTCCTGCACCGCATCCATTCGGTCGTCGAGATGCGGGTACGGGACGCCGACCACGACGACGGTCCGCGCGTCGTCGCCGTCGAAACTGACGCCCTCTGCCAACGTCCCCCACAGCGAGGTGAAGAGCACGCCGTTGCCGTCCGACGTGAACTGCTGGCGGAGTTCCTCGACGGGGGTTCCGGCCTCGTCGAAGTAGAGGGTCGCATCGACGCGGTTCCGAACGAGGTCGCGGTAGCGCTCCGCCTCGGCGTAACTCGGGAAGAAGACGAGCGTGTTCCCGGCGGTGAACCGAACCGCGTCGGTCAACGCCTCGGCGATGGTCTCCTGCGTCTCCGGGTCGCTTCGCTCGCTGGCGAACAACGCCGGGGTCTCGGCCGCGAAAGTGCGACGGTTCTCTTCGGGGAACTGGAGTCCGTAGGCCAGCGTGACGGGTTCCGAGAGCCCCAGCACGTCCGACAGCACGTCGAACGGGCGAAGCGTCGCGCTCATCAGCACCGTCGCGTACACCTCGTCGAACAGGGCCTGCGTCACCTCGCGCGGGATGCAGGTGTACAGTTCCGCTCGTCCGTACACTTGGTCGGTTCCCTCGTCGCGCCGCACCGCGACGACCGGATACTGTCCGAGTTCCGCCCCCTCGTCCATATAGGACTTGACAAACGCCGCGGCCTGCAACGTCTGGCACTCCTTTCGCGTCGTCGCGTCGCCCTCCTTGTAGGCGTCCTCGTACTTCTGGTCGAGTTCCTTGGCGAGCGAGAGCGCGTCGTCCAACTCCGCGTCGATGCCCTTCCCGGAGTACTCCTGCAAGAAGTTCAGCGTCAGGTCGTCGCGTTTGTTCTCGTTCGCGACGGCCACGTCCTGCCAGTTCTCGCCGACCGCTTCGCGCTCGCCGAAGCCGAACGAATCCTCGTAGGTGGCTTTCAGCGCGCGCTGGAATGCGGCGAGGACGTTGAATCCCGCCTCGCTCCGGAAGTCGTCGCTCTCCTGGAGTTCGTCCAGCGCGCTGTCGATGGTGTTCTCGGTCAGCGTGCGCGAGGCGTGGTCGCGGGCCGTCCCCTCGATGTTGTGCGCCTCGTCGAAGATGGTGATGACGTCCTCCGGGTCGCGGCCCAACCACCGGAAGAACTGCTCGCGTATCATCGGGTCGAGGAGGTGGTGATAGTTGCAGACGACCAAATCCACGCCCTCCATTCCGTCCTTCAGCAGTTCGTAGCCGCACATGTGCTGTTGCTCGGCGTACTCGTAGATGTCGTCGGGCGTCCGAACGCCGTCGTAGAGCCACTGATAGAACTCCTCGGTGTTCCCCGTGAGGTTGTTGTAGTAGTACTCACAGACGTTCTTCTCCTTCAGATTCTCCACCTCGTCCTGAATCTGTTCGAGTTCGTCCATCACCGCGCTGCGCGCCTCGGCGGCGTTCGAATCGCCCTCCTGCATATCGGAGAGCAGTTCGCTCTGGCGCTGTTCGAGTTCCCGCTTGTCGCGTTCTTTATCGACGACCTCGTAGGTGTTGTCCCGGAGCACCTGACACTCCTGATAATCCACGTCGATGTGGCACATCGACCCCTTCCCCCGGAAGACGACGGCGCGGAGCGGTTCCTTTCGCGTTATCTCGCGCGCCTCCGTGACGAACTGGCGCATCTGCTGGTGGACGTTGGTCGTGATGACGACCGTCTTGTCCTCCTCGCGCGCGAACTCCAGCGCGGGGACGAGCGACGAGAGCGTCTTGCCCGTCCCGCACGCGCCTTCGAAGAGCACGTCCTGCCCGCGCGTCAATCCGTTGTAGATGCGGTCCATCGCCTCCCGTTGGTTCTCGTAGGGAGAATCGTACGGGAAGAACCGCATGTACTCGTTCGTCGTGGACACGATACGGGATATTCGCGGCTTGGTTCAAAAACCCTTGCCTACGTGAGAGAAACGCGTGTTTTGCACCCGATGCGGACCGGTTTCGAGTGCTGCGATTAGACGACCGATTCCGATGCCGTCTCCTGCACTTCCGGCTCGATGTACACCTTCTTCACGCTGTCGTTGGTCTCGAACAGTTCGTTTTCGATGTCGGTGATGTGTTCGTCGATTTCGCCGGTGTCGAGCGTCGGGTCGAACGCCACGTCGGCGGTGACGATGATGCGGTTGGGGCCGAAGTAGACCGTGCGGAAGTCGATTATCTCGGTGACGCCCTCCCAGCCGTCGAGCTTGGACCGGAGGAGGTCCTCCTCTTCCTTGGGCAGGCTTTCGCCGAGCAAGAGGCGCTTGTTCTCCCACGCGAGCGCGACGGCGAAGCCCATCAGGAGAAGCCCGATGAGGAGCGCCGCGGCGGCGTCGTAAATCGGGTTCCCGGTGATTTGCGACAGCCAGATGCCGAACAGCGCGAACCCGGCACCGCTGACGGAAACCGTGTCCTCGGTGAGCGCCGTCAACGTCGAAACGTCGCTCGTCTTGTGGAACGCCTCGCGGAATCCGCTCCAGTTTCGGCGGTCGATTTCGAGTTTCGTCGCGCGGTACGCCTTGCTGAAGGCGTAGCTCTCGAAGACGATAGCACCGATGAGGACCGCGTAGTTCACGTAGACGGGCGGGAACGTTTGTCCGAGGAAATGGACCGCCTCACCGTTGACCGTCTCGTGGTGGAGCAGGGCTTCGTACCCGTGTTTCGCGCTCTCCCACCCGGCGATGCCGAAGAGGAGGACGCTGACCAGAAAGCTGTAGAAGAACTGTGCCTTGCCGTAGCCGAACGGATGAGCGCGCGTCGGTTTCCGCCCGCCGAACCAGATACCGATGAGGAGGAACACCTGATTCCCGGTGTCGGAGATGGAGTGAAACGTCTCGGAGAGCATGGCCGGACTCTGGGTGAGGACGAAACCGACGAACTTCATCACGGCAATCGCCGCGTTTGCGACGAGGGCGGCAATCACGACGGACTTGCTATTCGCCATTATGCCACTAGCGGCGAGGAGGTGTCAAAGTCCTTACGACGGAGGGCCGAACGGAAGTCCGACGACACCGCGGAACCGACCCGTGAGAATCGAGCGCGACCCGACGTAAGACGGAAAACGAGGGGCTACCAACGTCGGAGCATGATAACCATCGTTTCGGACACCCACAGCACGACCGGTCACGAGCTTTCGGGACGAACGCTCGACGCCGTGCGAAACGCCGAACTCGTCGTCCACGCGGGGGACTTTACGACCGCGGCGGCGCTCGACGCGTTCGAAGCGGAAAGCTCGCGGTTGGTGGCGGTTCGCGGCAACAACGCGACCGAAGCGGTCGCCGACCGGCTTCCGGAGGTGCGCACGTTCGAGGAAAACGGGATTCGGTTCGCTCTCACGCACCGGAAACGAGGGGGCAGCACGGCACTGTCCCTGTTCGGCCGGGAGCGAGAGGCGGACGTGGTCGTGTTCGGGCACACGCACCGACACCTCGCCGAGCGCGCTGGCGAGGTGTTGCTGTTGAATCCGGGGAGCTACGCACAGCCGCGGGGGAACCATCCGACACACATCGAACTCGAACCGAGGGAGAAGGGCTTCGCTGGGAGGATTTACAGGCAGGACGGGAAAATCATGGGGGAGATTCCCGTTGGAGGGCTGGAAAGTTGATGGCGTACCAGTGGAGGGCCGAAGCAAGGCGGCTCCATTTCATCCTATGCGGAGGGACATAATGTACCCTTGGTAAGCTCAAAAGAGCGTTTTAGTTATCGATTTCGAACGAAATATACCGCCGCACCGAGGGCGAGAACGAGCGCACCGCCCGCGAAAAACAACGCTCCCGGCGGAATCGTCGCCAGTACATTTCCGGCGGCGTCCGCCGTCGATTCGGTCGAAAACGTCCCCATCTGCCCGCCGCCGGATGCCGTTTCCGCGGCCCTCTTGCCGATTTGTAACAGCCCTTCGGAGACGGCGTACTGAATCGCGGCGCTGACGAGACCGAGCAGGACGGCAACGCCGAGGACGCGGGAGAGCGCGTCTTTCAGTCCGGTCGTCTGCTCTTCCGTGCCCGCGAAGAGGATGAGCGGGCCGTCCGTCGGCGCGTACACTTTCATTTCCCGGCCCTTTTCGGAGTAGATGGTATCGACGGAGGAGATAAGGTCCGCATCTTCCAACTTCTTCAGGTGGTACTGGGCGTTCTGAAGCGAAGTGTCGGCGCGGTCGCTCAGTTCAGAAGCGGTCGCCGGTTGGTCGTGAAGTTCGGAGAGAAGACTGCGTGCGGTTTCGGACGAGAGCGCCCCGAGTAGATCGTCGGCGTCGTCACTGTCCACCCCGAGCACCCGAGGAGTGCCGCCCGAAGGGGGTTCCACGTCGGAACTGGAGGGCAAGAGATCAGCCATAAGTGACCGTATGAAACCGCTCGTCAATCAACTTTGTCACTAGAACGGCGAAACGAATTTGGTTCGTGGACTGATAGACTGGGTATGGAACCACTCGGAATCTTCGAAAACTTCCTCAACGACCCCCTATTCGTCGCGCTTCTCGTCATCATGCTCGGCTTCGTCTTCTTCGTCTATCTGTTCATCCGCCGAACGCTGACGGGGTTTCAGGAAGGAGTGCAGAAGGGGCAGCGATAGCCGACATCGAGATAGTACGCTATTTTGGCGTTGTCGAAACCATTGCTGAGAAACATGACGAGTGAGTAGCGCGGGGTGAAATCGATACCTTGCCGAAGTCACGACGCCGCTGGTTCGTCGAACGTGCTATCGTGCTGGCCCGCCGTGCTGTTTCTCGGTTCTCAAGCCACGCCGTTCACGGCGAGGAGGATATCGCTGTAGCAGAGGGTACTTAATAATCTGTGATTACGAGGACGAGATTACTTAGGGGGGAGACACGAGACGCTCACCAATGGAATTCATCGAAGCGGATTCGGCCGTTTTGTTCGGCTTGATTACGATGGTGACGTGGGGAATCTGGATCGTCTTGGGTAACGCCGCGTCGGAATCCATCGACCCCAGGACTGCAGCCGCCATCTCGTATCTCACAGCGGGACTCCTCGCACTCGGATTCATCCTCGTTTCAGACGCATCCATCGCCATTACCGCGAGAGGAGGGTTGCTTGCTGGCATGGCCGGATTGTTCACCGGAATCGGCCTTATCTCGATGTACTTCGGATTAGCACAAGGGTCAACGACGGTCGTCTCAACTCTCGGTGCCATGTACTTCGTCGTCGCAGCCATCATCGGTATGGTCGCCCTCGGAGACGAGGTTACGATGACCAAATTTGCCGGTATCGCGTTCGCGGTTATTGGTGTCGTCCTGGTCGCTCGATAGATCGCCGCTACACAGTGGTCGGAAAACAGTACTGCACATCGTCGCTTTCGCCCGTTCGTACGGAAGGACGAGGAAGGACGACGTTTCGGATAAGCGCGATTCCGCCGAACGGGGACGACAGGATTCCGAGCAAGAGCTAGTCGGACGTTCGCGTACACTGGCGCCCAAATCGGACGGTAAATCTCTCCTGTCGAGTTAGAGCGCGTCTCGAACCCGCTCTGCGGCGGTTTCGACATCCTCGCGGTCCACGTCCCAGTGGGTGCAGAACCGAACGACGTGCGTTCCGAATTCCGACCCGAGAACGCCGCGTTCTTCGCACGCGTCGAGGAGTTCTCCGGCGGTGAGTCCGGCGTCTTCGGTGTTCACGAGGACGATGTTCGTCTCGGGCGACTGGACGGAGAGGCCGTCCACGTCGGCGAGGAGTTCCGCGAGAACGCGGGCGTTCTCGTGGTCCGCTTCGAGTCGGGACACGTTGTCCAGCGCGAGCAGGCCCGGCCCGGCCAGCACGCCTACCTGTCGCATGCCGCCGCCGAGCAACTTCCGCACGCGTCGTGCGCGAGCGATGAACTCCTCGTCACCGGCGAGAACCGACCCCACCGGCGCACCCAACCCCTTCGAGAGGCAGAACATCACGGAATCGACGTTCTCGGTGATGCGAGACGGCGAGACGTCGAGCGCGACCGCCGCGTTGCACACGCGCGCACCGTCGAGATGGACCGGAAGGCCGAGGTCGTGGGCCGCTTCCGCCGCGGCGTCTATCTTCTCGGGGGCGATGGCGACGCCGCCCTTACTGTTGTGCGTGTTTTCGAGCGTCAACAGCCCGGTTCCGGGTCGGTGAGCGTCCTCCTCGACGTAGCCGTCACGGACCTGTTCCGGCGTCGGAATCCCGCGGTCGCCGCCGTCCAGCGTTCGCACCTGAAGCGCCGAGTGCTGGGCCAGTCCGCCGAGTTCCCACTTGTAGATGTGGCTCTCGCGCTCGACCAGCACCTCCTGTCCGCGCTCGGTGTGGACGCGCGCCGCTATCTGGTTGCCCATCGTCCCGGTCGGAACGTAGAGGGCCGCTTCCATCCCCATCAGCTCCGCGGCGACGGATTCCAGTTCGTTTACGGTCGGGTCCTCGCCGTACACGTCGTCGCCCACGTCGGCGTCGGTGGCCGCGTCCCGCATCGCTTCGCTCGGTTTCGTTACCGTGTCGCTCCGAAGGTCTAGCATGTGCGCTCCTTTCGCACCGGCGGACAAATAGTCGAGGGTAAGAGCAGGGTGCTCCCGGAGAAATTACATCGAAAGTGGTTCCCAGTATCAGCAAAATTTTCCACCATGGACCAACGAATTCGGGACCACGCCGAGACGATAGTTGACCATTCCATCGACGTCGAAGCGGGCGATACTGTCGTCGTTCGCGCACCGACGGTCGCGGACGACCTCGCGGTTGCGCTCTCCGAACTCCTCGGGGAACGCGGTGCGTTTCCGCTCGTCACCGCGGGTCGGCGAGACAGAAAGCGGGCGGCCTTCCTTCGCGCCATCGACCCGGACGACCTCGAAACCCCCGAACACGAGCGGGCGCTCTTCGAGGCCGCGGACGCCATCGTCCACGTTCGAGCGCACGAGAACGCCTCGGACATGAGCGACGTGGACGCCGAAACGCACGCGGCGTACAATCAGGCGTATCAGCCGATACAGCAGGAAATCCTCTCGTCGCGCTGGTGTCTCACGCAGTACCCGTCGCCCGGCAGCGCGCAACTCGCCGAGATGAGCACGGAAGCCTACGAGGAGTTCGTCTACAGCGCGATGAACAAGGATTGGGACGAACAGCGCGAGTTCCAACAGCAGATGGTCGAACTTCTCGACCCGGCCGACGAGGTGCGCATCGTTTCCGGCGACACCACCGACCTCACGATGTCCGTGTCGGGAATGAAGACCATCAACGACGAAGGGAAGAACAACCTTCCGGGCGGGGAAGTGTTCACCGCACCCGTCCCCGATTCGGTCGAGGGTGAAGTGCTCTTCGACAAACCACTCGTCCATCAGGGCAACATCGTGGAGAACGTCTGGCTCGAATTCGAGGACGGCGAGGTCGTCGATTTCAGCGCCGAGAAGAACGAGGAGGTCCTCGCTGGCGTGCTCGACACCGACGAGGGCGCACGGCGACTCGGCGAACTCGGCATCGGCATGAACCGCGACATCGACCGCTTCACCTACAACATGCTCTTCGACGAGAAGATGGGAGACACCGTTCACCTCGCCGTCGGCATGGCCTACGACATCTGTGTTCCCGACGAGCGAGAGCAAAACGAGAGCGCGGTGCACGTGGACATCATCGTCGATATGAGCGAGGACTCGTTCATCGAGGTGGACGGAGAAATCGTCCAGCGCAACGGGACCTTCAAATTCGAAGACGGCTTCGAGGGATAGGTCCG is part of the Haladaptatus paucihalophilus DX253 genome and encodes:
- a CDS encoding 2'-5' RNA ligase family protein, translated to MFSLNVPVPGDIARLAEELRPSLYGFDKVRDRRTLVVKRFGNDGGYDRLEMRVRTALVGTPAFEAKVSDIDYFETPTRGAGPVVYLGVESPGLQRLHDELTEEFGTIEGLEGEDYVPHVTLARGGDVETARQLAQRDIDSISWSVTELHLWDAKYEETAARLSLPV
- a CDS encoding ATP-dependent DNA helicase produces the protein MSTTNEYMRFFPYDSPYENQREAMDRIYNGLTRGQDVLFEGACGTGKTLSSLVPALEFAREEDKTVVITTNVHQQMRQFVTEAREITRKEPLRAVVFRGKGSMCHIDVDYQECQVLRDNTYEVVDKERDKRELEQRQSELLSDMQEGDSNAAEARSAVMDELEQIQDEVENLKEKNVCEYYYNNLTGNTEEFYQWLYDGVRTPDDIYEYAEQQHMCGYELLKDGMEGVDLVVCNYHHLLDPMIREQFFRWLGRDPEDVITIFDEAHNIEGTARDHASRTLTENTIDSALDELQESDDFRSEAGFNVLAAFQRALKATYEDSFGFGEREAVGENWQDVAVANENKRDDLTLNFLQEYSGKGIDAELDDALSLAKELDQKYEDAYKEGDATTRKECQTLQAAAFVKSYMDEGAELGQYPVVAVRRDEGTDQVYGRAELYTCIPREVTQALFDEVYATVLMSATLRPFDVLSDVLGLSEPVTLAYGLQFPEENRRTFAAETPALFASERSDPETQETIAEALTDAVRFTAGNTLVFFPSYAEAERYRDLVRNRVDATLYFDEAGTPVEELRQQFTSDGNGVLFTSLWGTLAEGVSFDGDDARTVVVVGVPYPHLDDRMDAVQDAYDTVFADRSGRNSGWEYAVEIPTIRKTRQALGRVIRSPEDFGVRILLDKRYTEKSVREMGKYSVRETFPPEERGETIDIAPEKLKFAMLNFFTDKDAWDGDPPKPQ
- a CDS encoding cation diffusion facilitator family transporter, whose protein sequence is MANSKSVVIAALVANAAIAVMKFVGFVLTQSPAMLSETFHSISDTGNQVFLLIGIWFGGRKPTRAHPFGYGKAQFFYSFLVSVLLFGIAGWESAKHGYEALLHHETVNGEAVHFLGQTFPPVYVNYAVLIGAIVFESYAFSKAYRATKLEIDRRNWSGFREAFHKTSDVSTLTALTEDTVSVSGAGFALFGIWLSQITGNPIYDAAAALLIGLLLMGFAVALAWENKRLLLGESLPKEEEDLLRSKLDGWEGVTEIIDFRTVYFGPNRIIVTADVAFDPTLDTGEIDEHITDIENELFETNDSVKKVYIEPEVQETASESVV
- a CDS encoding metallophosphoesterase, whose translation is MITIVSDTHSTTGHELSGRTLDAVRNAELVVHAGDFTTAAALDAFEAESSRLVAVRGNNATEAVADRLPEVRTFEENGIRFALTHRKRGGSTALSLFGREREADVVVFGHTHRHLAERAGEVLLLNPGSYAQPRGNHPTHIELEPREKGFAGRIYRQDGKIMGEIPVGGLES
- a CDS encoding ArsR/SmtB family transcription factor, with product MADLLPSSSDVEPPSGGTPRVLGVDSDDADDLLGALSSETARSLLSELHDQPATASELSDRADTSLQNAQYHLKKLEDADLISSVDTIYSEKGREMKVYAPTDGPLILFAGTEEQTTGLKDALSRVLGVAVLLGLVSAAIQYAVSEGLLQIGKRAAETASGGGQMGTFSTESTADAAGNVLATIPPGALFFAGGALVLALGAAVYFVRNR
- a CDS encoding DUF7859 family protein — its product is MEPLGIFENFLNDPLFVALLVIMLGFVFFVYLFIRRTLTGFQEGVQKGQR
- a CDS encoding EamA family transporter, which produces MEFIEADSAVLFGLITMVTWGIWIVLGNAASESIDPRTAAAISYLTAGLLALGFILVSDASIAITARGGLLAGMAGLFTGIGLISMYFGLAQGSTTVVSTLGAMYFVVAAIIGMVALGDEVTMTKFAGIAFAVIGVVLVAR
- a CDS encoding threonine aldolase family protein — protein: MLDLRSDTVTKPSEAMRDAATDADVGDDVYGEDPTVNELESVAAELMGMEAALYVPTGTMGNQIAARVHTERGQEVLVERESHIYKWELGGLAQHSALQVRTLDGGDRGIPTPEQVRDGYVEEDAHRPGTGLLTLENTHNSKGGVAIAPEKIDAAAEAAHDLGLPVHLDGARVCNAAVALDVSPSRITENVDSVMFCLSKGLGAPVGSVLAGDEEFIARARRVRKLLGGGMRQVGVLAGPGLLALDNVSRLEADHENARVLAELLADVDGLSVQSPETNIVLVNTEDAGLTAGELLDACEERGVLGSEFGTHVVRFCTHWDVDREDVETAAERVRDAL
- a CDS encoding aminopeptidase, which translates into the protein MDQRIRDHAETIVDHSIDVEAGDTVVVRAPTVADDLAVALSELLGERGAFPLVTAGRRDRKRAAFLRAIDPDDLETPEHERALFEAADAIVHVRAHENASDMSDVDAETHAAYNQAYQPIQQEILSSRWCLTQYPSPGSAQLAEMSTEAYEEFVYSAMNKDWDEQREFQQQMVELLDPADEVRIVSGDTTDLTMSVSGMKTINDEGKNNLPGGEVFTAPVPDSVEGEVLFDKPLVHQGNIVENVWLEFEDGEVVDFSAEKNEEVLAGVLDTDEGARRLGELGIGMNRDIDRFTYNMLFDEKMGDTVHLAVGMAYDICVPDEREQNESAVHVDIIVDMSEDSFIEVDGEIVQRNGTFKFEDGFEG